The region atttcaacttctcacacggttcatccaacaaattttcagcattcacaatttccaattagggtcaaattaacagcttattactacccatcacatattctcccataatacccattaatcgagataaaccccccttaccttgacaatccggcagaatctttgagcttcaagctttcgttctccaacctttgctcttcagctcctcttctctgccctttttcctttttctctcacgatgcttctctgttctgttttcacgtgaaatgcttttccaaatgagaacttttccttattccaacatatatatattttcccaaaataataataatccaaaaataataataataaaatttctaattattcaattaaattaataattacattattaactcaatttaaataattattttattattatcggggtgttacagttaaCACAACATTAAAAAGTTTTACTCCTTCACAATTTACATACcgattttatttttaaaaaagaaatTCTAGGGTAAAATTTAAATTTTAGAGTTTTGGGAAGTGGTAGAATATCATTAAATAGATTTGACCATCTCAACTTTGAATTTATTTATGTAAAAAAAAGGTTTAATAGTACCGATTTTTTTTTAGCTAACCAAACACAAGGCTCTTGCGGAAACCATGTTTCTGTTATGAAAAAAAGAAAGTTTGGAAAATGCTGAGTTCAATTATGAAAATTCAATATCACGATGACCTCTCGACACTAAGGTtcatttttcttaaaaattaatgtgtaaataaaagaataaaaaattaAGACTTATTTGCATTTACAAGTATTTTTGACCACTCTTAATGCCAACATTTTTTAATAATGTTTTGAGTTTAAAAATACATTAAAGATCCAGATTTAATTTTTGTAATACTTACACTTAAAAAAAAAGATTGTACTAACTTCTGTAACTTCTGCCTTAAGGATATTATAATTTTTAATAATGTTCTAAGTTTAACCATTACATTAAGAATATTTTAATTAGTAACAGATTTAGCTGAATAAAACAgtatttaaaattttaaaaaaataaaagcgcatattttatttcttttttacaAATAATTTATTTATGTATATCTTTGAAACACGCATTAACACTAAAAAATATATAGGTCAAAAGTATTAAACAATTAAATTTCTTAATTAAATAAGAATTTGTTAAACCAAAAACCAATAAATACACAATTGTTAAACTTTTTTCAAGTTCATATAATCTCAAAATTCAACTGTATGTTATaattaacaaaaaattaagtGAAACTTGATAAATTATTTAATGTTAAATGTATTTATAATCCCtttaaatataattatttttacttttaattcttttaaaaaaaattctttaaaGAATGGttctaattttatttttcatCCATTGTCCACCATACTAATGGTTGTTAACAGAAGATGACGTGACATGACACGTGGAACTTTTTTTTATGACAGGGTGTAATGTCCCATAatgctttcaggattatcgatTGATCCCATAAACCAACACGGATCATCCATCCAAATAGTACTTCAAGTCAAGCGTGCTTAACTATGAAGTTCTTATTTGGTAGGTTCCCGAAAAAAaatgcatcttgttggtatatTTAGTATCAATCAATTCTTATAAATTTGTCTTCAATCATGTAGGCTCATACCTACCCAGCCTCAGGATCACTCTCATTCTGATGTGAATTTAGTTTTTCACTAGAAGTTGATAGGATTGTCTCATCGTCATGCCTCGGACACCTACAACCACTCCTTCGTccctcgggtgttacatgtaaccactctctATCCTCTTCAGACTCGATTGTTACATGTCCACCAGCTTCCACTTGATTCGTTTTCGAACCACGTCGTACTGGAAGAGGTTTAACTTTGATACTTATTTGTATTTACAAGTACTTTTAACCACTCTTAATACCAACTTTTTTTAATAATGTTTTTGAGTTTAAAAATCTCATTAAAGATCCagatttaatttttataattcTTACACTTAAAAACAAGGGTCGTACTAACTTCTGTAATTTTTATCTTAAGGATATTATAATTTTTAATAATGTTTTAAGTTTAACCATTACATGAAGGATATTATAATTAGTAGAAAATTAAGGATATTATAATTTTTAATAATGTTTTAAGTTTAACCATTACATTAAGGATATTATAATTAGTAGAAAATCTTAGCTGAATAAAATAgtatttaaaattttaaaaaaataaaagtacgtatttaaatttttttataaataattaattaatttatatcTTTGAAACACAGGTTAGCATTAACCCTAAAAAAATATAAGTCAAAAGTATTAAGCAACTAAATTTCTTAGTCCAATAAGAATTTGTTAAAACTAAAAATCAATAAATACAAAATTGTTAAACCTTTTTCAAGTTCATATAATCTCAAAGTTCAAGAGTGTGCTATaattaacaaaaaattaagtGAAATTTGATAAATTGACCTTTTATTTAATGTTGAATATGTTTATAATCCCTTTAAATATGATTATTTTACTTTTAATccttttaaatttttttcaaaGAATGGTTCTCATAATATTTCTCATCCACACTTTTTGTCCATTATGTTAACGGCTGTTAATAAGATGACGTGACATGACACGTGGATTTTTTTTTGACTGGGTGTAATGCCCCATAatgctttcaggattaccgatTGACCTCACAAAATAACTCaagtcttttcagcatgttttgtcctcactcacacgtTTTTCAGAAAACTTGCCAAAAAGGCATTCATCCAAATACTACTTCAAatcaagcacgcttaactatgaAGTTCTTGTTTGGTAGGCTACCGAAAAGAATATGCATCTTGTTGATATAGGTAGTACCAATCAATCCTTATAAACTTTCCTTCAACCATATAGTCTCATCCTGCACAGATTCAGGATtcctctcattccgatgtgaatttAGTTTTTTCTTAGAAAGCTGCTAGGAatgtctcattgtcatgcctcggGCACCGATAACCACTCTCTCGCCCTCAGGTGTTACATGTAAcctgtaacaccctaaaccctgGATGAtagattttaaataaaaataacaGGAAAAGGATTTTATTCCATCATAAATACTTCATAGATAGATTATAAAACAACAGATGTTGCACAACAGAAATTTATTTAGAAGCAACATAAAACATGTCTGAATAAAACTGAATCAATACATCATAATCAAAATCTCATAATAGTTGATTACAAACAAATCAAAGTAATGCAAACGAACGCCCTTATCCCCAGTGTTACAGATCAGAGCATTCTTATTCAAAAACTAGAATATACAGAAGATAAAAGTCTACTGAGAGGCAATAGCCATCTCACTGCAACAACGAACTGCAGTCCTGCTAATCACCTGTGCAAAGAACACCACAAAACCAAGCAAACAAGAAAGGGGTGAGAATATACTTACATATAGTAACAATGTGATTTCAGCAACAGAACGACATTAAAGAAACACAACAATCATACATAAATGATATACAATCACCAACATACATTACAACAAAATGCAATGCTATAATCCACCAAGTTCATCATCTATATGCATGTGTTACCAAAATTATATTGTGGAATCAGAGGAATATTACTGATTTTATTCCACTAGTCTCTGGTCCTTCTCACCTAGACCAACGATCACCGCCAATGGATCTGAGACTCACTTGTGGTCTTTTCCATCAAGACCAACGATCCCTAGCAATGGACCGAAGTCCCACCTAAACTCCAAAATATATGAATGCATTGTAATATGAATCATGAATATGCATTTCATGGACAAacatcataattcaccaaaattatgtataataataCTCATAAACACCAAAATTATCCCAAAGGATATCACCAAAATAGGTTCCACTCACGAGGCACAAATTATCCAATAAGGACCACCTAAATTCAAATCACCTAAAATTTTGTTTAAATAtactaatatttttataatattttataaaaggTAAATTTAATTACTTTAGCACTATTTTATCACAATTTCAACTAAGAACAAGTATTTTGTTAAGTTTAactttatttataaaaaaatattattattcACCAGAAAGATTAAATAAATTTTGAAATTTATTATAATCAAAAGGTTAATCTTTATGGTATTGCCAAATATTTTTAAATAcataaaacaaataaaacataaattattaaaattttaaaaaatagtAAAACGCTGTTTTCGGAACTTGAACGAGCTTAAACGGATTAAAAAACGAATAGTCACTGCATAACATAGAGTTTGATTTTCGGTACGATTCTCTTTCCGAAAAGATATAATAAGAGTTATTCTGACATCGGACACCAAACTTGCACCAAATTCTGTTGAACCGCTCTGAAGTGCGACTTCTCATTCGATACGTGCAACCAACCCTCCTACCTCAAATTTTCCAAGTTTCCGCCTCCCAATGTCGAATTCTTATAAAATACCATTCCCAATGACAAATTCTCAAAAACTATGATTTTCTCCAAAAGATTAATTTTAGAGTTTTTAGATATTCCCCAAAAGGGTTACGGTTAAAGGACAAAGACTAACCATGTATACTTGTGAGATATTATCATATAGAATTGACCAAAGGAGTTTTGGGGAAAACCAGTTTGGCCAAACATTAAGGATCGATACTTTTTAATAAAACAATCACAACCCTTCAATTTCATATTATATTATAATATGatttaacatcaaaattcaaTTTGATTAACAAATCATCAAAAACCATTTTATCGATTCAAAAATCATATCGATCACCAAAAGTGACCACAGATCCTAACAACAACGATTGACTCCCAAAACCAAAATTTCAATATAAAACATATTATTCCTACAAAATCATAAATACCAAAGGGGTTGGGACAAACCCCATATGGTCAGAGCAAATCAACCTAATAAAATACTTGTATTTTAGTTTGATATTTCACAGAGATGAAAATAACAATAATATGACACTGATGAGAGGGTAAGGGAACCCTCATCATTCTGCTGCCTAAAATCCACCCTATAGTAAGAAATCTCCCCCCTTACCTTATTGATTGAGTTGCCTCGGGATGTTACCAAAATGGTCTCCCCAGACTCTAATGCTTCGTTTAACGATATGCATCAAACcttaatttatatatatatatatatatatatataatatatatatataatatatattatatatatatattatatatatatatatatatatatatatattatgtttaACCCAATTAAAGATTAATTCTCAAATGTTTAATCCCAAATGgaatatttatttaattgataaataaaataaaataaatactaaattaaataattattcaattaagcgtcacacctttaatatttaaacaaaatatttatttaattttaaaaagaaaatatatttttaacatAAGGTATCACactatatttaaataattaaataataatatttataaacctcaaataataattattgttattttaaataaattaaataaaatctGTCGCTctcaaccaaatattttaataattattcaattattAAAAAAACCTCAAATACTCTAAAACATCATAAAACACCTAAAACACATCAACATCATATaaataaattatcaaataatttATATAATgtcataattaaataaaaacaattaaataaattagGGGTGTTACATAACCACTCTCCACCCTCTTCGGGCTCATGTGTTACATGCCCATCTACTTTCGCATGGTTCGCCCCCGAACCACATCGTATTGGGAATGAtttggctctgataccatttgtaacaccccaTAATGCTTTCAGGATTACtgactgaccccacaaaccaacacgagtctttttcaacatgttttgtccTTACTCACACTCCAAATCAaacacgcttaactatggagttcttatttggtaggctaccgaaaagaagatgcatcttgttggtataggtagtactAATCAATCATAACTTTCCTTCAAACATGCAATCTCATACCTGCACAACCTCATAATCCCTTTAGAAGTTGCTAAGAGTatctcattgtcatgcctcgtgCACTGACAATCACTCCCTCGccctcgggtgttacatgtaaccacttTTCGCCCTTGCTTCGGGTGTTACACTGGCCATACATGTGGCAATGCCAACGTGATAAAAAATGTTGACGCGGATACCACGTGACaatttctttcatttttattttttaatctAACTAAAATTATAACGACAGAAAGGTCGTTGCTAATATAAACATCATTCATAAACCCACAATTTGTAGCTAATTTCTAACAAATCCCTAAATAATGTTACATTACAAAGTTTTACATAAACTATACAATAATATAAATGAACTAAAATCTTATGTATAATGCTAATTGATAAAATCTGTCATCACAAAGTTTTATGAGATGAAAAATGTTACATTACATATATAAAAAGACTTAAAATTTCTTGACAAAAAAAGGCTTAAAATTTAGTTGAACTGTTCACATGAATAAGAGTAACACTATGTCTGATTTATGTTTTTTTGATGAAACTGTTTgacaaaaatgaaataaaagacAACAACAAAAATCTTTAACTAATCAACTCTGCTCTTGAACAACCTACTAATTAACTATTGGTTAAACTTGTTATATTAAATATTTTGGCTGAGATGTAATCTAAAACTAAAAAAGAAACTTGCTAAACCTATAAATAGTAGGGTAAAATgattttttcaaatattttaaattgCCAAAAACCCAATAAATTTCTCACAATTTTTTTTCTGTTGAAACTATATACCttcaaataaataaaaaacacCTCAAACACAATCAAttatgattcaacatatactcTGGGTTAGTAAAATATCATCtctatttttaaaatatttttcaaaactATGACAACCTTCCTTATAGATTTCTATTATAAATATAAGAAACATGCAAGATCTTCACATATTCACAAACTTACATTAATCCAtctttatttttaaaatttgttGGAAGTTCATCAAAGAGAAAATCTCCATTATGATTTTTCATGAGGTACATTTCTTtcaaattaattttattaatttttaagGACTTATTCTAATATTTATATATCAATTTacataaaataataaaattacaagcactatttttaattaattatgtAGCAATAATAATTCACGTGCAGGTAAACATGAGGATGATCTCTAAAACAATTATTTTTTCATTATTAATACTGATGATCCTACCAAGCACAACTTACTCCCAACAACAAATGTCACGAAAAATTATCCATTCTGCAAAATATGTGTCTGAAAAGTTTGAAGTAGGACCCGGAGAAGTTGCGAATAAAGCATTGTTTGATATTGAGTTTCCAAAGGGCCATATTGGAGTCAAAAGCTTTGATGTTAATTTAATTGATGAACAAGGGAATTCTGTTCCATTGTATGAAACATACTTTCATCATTGGTTTGCTGTAAAATATATTGTAGCTAAGGGGAAGAATATGTCAGATGACCCTAATGATCCTACCGGGGGTCCCATTTACAAAAGAAATGATGGAACATGCAACGGAGGTATTCTTCCACTTTATTGGGGTTTAGGAAGTGAATCGCGAGGAACAGTTTCAAATCTTCCACATCCCTTTGCAGTTGAACTAGGTAACCCTGCAAATATTACAGAAGGATGGGAAGAGAGATGGTTATTTAGTCTCATGGTTATTGATACGCGTGGTACAAAAGATAGAAAAAGTTGCACTGAGTGTAGGTGTGACCAATTCAATCTTCCAGAGAATTTTTATAATGTGACGCCTGACATACATGGAAAACCATTGTCCCCCGAATATAAAGGAGGAGTCTTTTGTTGTCAAAATGGATTTCAATGCAAATTGGAAGAGGGGTTTCAAGCACCAAGGAGAAAGCTTGCTCTAAGATACAAAATAACTTGGGTGGATTGGGACCAAGATCATATTCCTGTTAGATTTTATGTACTTGATTCTACCGATCGAGTCAGAACAAATGGTTCTGAAACAACCCATGATTGTCTGGTAAGCAAGTTACTTAAATTATATTTTTCAATTTCTTGATCAATTAAGTTaaataaagataaagatataatTCAAAAGATTGAGATATGCACCTTAGAAGAAGGTTCGTGGAAACTCTAGTTACTAACATAACATTTACTAATAATTTACATTTCCATGTAAAAGTTAGATAAAAATAATTCTAAAACCTTATAATAACATATATTTTTAATCAATTTGCACGTTATAAATAATTGGTTAATGAgtatattttataatttttacAGGCAGAATATACTATTCCAGAAAACATTAGTAACGACCCTTTTCATGTTCAAAAAGCAAGCATCCCTATAGAAAAAGGTGGTTATCTTATTTACGGCACCGCTCATATGCATACAGGTGTTGTTAATGCAACACTATACGGACAGGTAGGTAGAGTTTATTTTTAATTTGACAAATTTTTTTGAACATGATTATATTTGATTAATTTAGTTTTTAATTGGTGATAAATATGCCTGATTCTATACATCGTTAAATTAATTTGTAATAATGTATTTTTTAATCTTTAATATTTATTAACTTAACATATTTTTTGTTGGATTCATTAATTAGGACGGAAGAATATTGTGCACATCAACACCAAGATACGGAACTGGAACGAAAGCgggaaatgagaaaggttatGTTATTGAAATGTCAGTATGTTATCCTAAAGAAGGTTCAATCAAGATTAAGGATGGTGAAATTATGACCGTAGAATCTAGATATAAAAATGAATTTACCACTGGAGCTATGGGACATATGTACTTCTATTTGGCTGATCGATTACCACACACAACATAGACATCAAACTCttatgatttttatttattttatgtcGAGTTTCATTCTTATATACATGTTATTTACCATTTATCATTGATAATGACAAGTACTACATTCgatattttttttatttgtaaGTAATTTGTATTGATAAGTCTATAATGAATACTTTGACCcttatatttttaaatttatatttCAAATTAAGATTTGGTGAATTAAATATTAGCGGTCCCATCCATTCAATATATTAAAATCACAAAAATGTTAAGATGATATGGTATGAGTGTCTTTAAAATTAAACTGTAACCTTGCATTTAAATTTGAGTCTCGAAACAAAAACATGTCAATATCTATATAGTTATACCGACTCAATATGTTAGTATTTGCAATTAGGCACGATAGTTACTATATATAAACACTTCAATTTTAGCCAAactaatttttttattttcttt is a window of Lathyrus oleraceus cultivar Zhongwan6 chromosome 6, CAAS_Psat_ZW6_1.0, whole genome shotgun sequence DNA encoding:
- the LOC127095312 gene encoding uncharacterized protein LOC127095312; its protein translation is MRMISKTIIFSLLILMILPSTTYSQQQMSRKIIHSAKYVSEKFEVGPGEVANKALFDIEFPKGHIGVKSFDVNLIDEQGNSVPLYETYFHHWFAVKYIVAKGKNMSDDPNDPTGGPIYKRNDGTCNGGILPLYWGLGSESRGTVSNLPHPFAVELGNPANITEGWEERWLFSLMVIDTRGTKDRKSCTECRCDQFNLPENFYNVTPDIHGKPLSPEYKGGVFCCQNGFQCKLEEGFQAPRRKLALRYKITWVDWDQDHIPVRFYVLDSTDRVRTNGSETTHDCLAEYTIPENISNDPFHVQKASIPIEKGGYLIYGTAHMHTGVVNATLYGQDGRILCTSTPRYGTGTKAGNEKGYVIEMSVCYPKEGSIKIKDGEIMTVESRYKNEFTTGAMGHMYFYLADRLPHTT